The Aureimonas mangrovi genome contains the following window.
ACCCGTGTCGAACCCGACCTGGCGCGGCAACTCCAGGAACACGGTGTCGTTGTCACGGGGCAGATCGAGAGCACCTTCCTGCGCGACCTCCTCTCCTGGGTCGTTCCGGTGGCGCTGTTTATCGGCATCTGGATCTTCATGCTCCGGCGCATGGGCGGCGGCATCGGCGGCGGATTGATGCAGATCGGCAAGTCCAAGGCGAAGGTCTATGTCCAGTCGGATACCGGCGTGACCTTCTCGGATGTTGCGGGCGTTGACGAAGCCAAGGACGAACTCAAGGAGATCGTCGACTTCCTCAAGGACCCGCAAGGCTACGGCCGCTTGGGCGGGCGGATGCCGAAAGGCATCCTGCTCGTCGGCCCTCCCGGCACCGGCAAGACGCTGCTCTCCAAGGCCGTGGCCGGCGAGGCCGGTGTTCCCTTCTTCTCCATCTCCGGCTCCGAATTCGTGGAAATGTTCGTGGGTGTCGGCGCCGCGCGGGTGCGCGATCTCTTCGAGCAGGCGCGGGCCAAAGCCCCGGCCATCATCTTCATCGACGAGCTCGATGCCCTGGGGCGCGCCCGCGGCATCGGACCGATGGCCGGCGGCCACGACGAAAAGGAGCAGACGCTGAACCAGCTCTTGGTGGAGCTGGACGGTTTCGATTCCTCGACGGGCCTCGTGCTGCTGGCCGCCACCAACCGGCCCGAGATCCTCGACCCGGCGCTGCTGCGCGCCGGCCGCTTCGACCGCCAGGTGCTGGTCGACCGGCCGGACAAGACCGGCCGTGTGCAGATCCTCGGTGTGCATCTCAAGAAGGCCAAGCTCGCCCGGGACGTCGAGCCCGAGAAGATAGCGGCGCTCACCCCCGGCTTCACCGGGGCGGACCTCGCCAACCTCGTCAACGAGGCGACGCTGCTTGCGACCCGCCGCAGGGCGGACGCCGTGACCATGGACGACTTCAACAACGCGGTGGAGCGCATCGTCGCCGGCCTCGAGAAGCGCAACCGGCTGCTCAATCCGAGGGAGCGCGAGATCGTCGCCTATCATGAGATGGGGCATGCGCTCGTCGCCATGGCGCTGCCGGGCGTCGATCCGGTGCACAAGGTCTCGATCATCCCGCGCGGCATCGGCGCGCTGGGCTACACCATCCAGCGACCGACCGAGGACCGCTTCCTCATGACGCGCGAGGAACTGGAGAACAAGATGGCGGTGCTCCTCGGTGGCCGCGCGGCGGAGAAGATCGTGTTCGGCCATCTCTCCACCGGCGCCGCGGACGACCTCGTCAAGGTCACCGACATCGCCCGCGCCATCGTCACCCGCTACGGCATGTCGGAGAAGCTCGGCCATGTCGCACTGGAGCAGGACCGTCGCTCCTTCCTGGCCACCGACCAGCCGTATTACGGCCCGCAGGAGCGCGGCTATTCCGACGAAACCGCCGCCGCCGTGGATGAGGAGGTGCGCCGCATCGTGGACGAGACCTTCGACCGTACGATCGACCTGCTCACGGAACGCCGCGACACGCTGGAGCGGACCGCCCGCCTCCTGCTCGAAAAGGAAACGCTCGACGAGCGGGAAATACAGGGGCTTGTCGGCGGGCCGAAAGATCCTGCCGCCTTCAACGAGATTGAGACGGACAAGGCCTAGAGCTCCGTGCGCAGGC
Protein-coding sequences here:
- the ftsH gene encoding ATP-dependent zinc metalloprotease FtsH; translation: MDVNNKTQFNIWYWIAAFFILMAFQYLFTTATQVAQIPYSQFETYLEQGQIADVAVSDRFIQGRFREPVDGRPMFVTTRVEPDLARQLQEHGVVVTGQIESTFLRDLLSWVVPVALFIGIWIFMLRRMGGGIGGGLMQIGKSKAKVYVQSDTGVTFSDVAGVDEAKDELKEIVDFLKDPQGYGRLGGRMPKGILLVGPPGTGKTLLSKAVAGEAGVPFFSISGSEFVEMFVGVGAARVRDLFEQARAKAPAIIFIDELDALGRARGIGPMAGGHDEKEQTLNQLLVELDGFDSSTGLVLLAATNRPEILDPALLRAGRFDRQVLVDRPDKTGRVQILGVHLKKAKLARDVEPEKIAALTPGFTGADLANLVNEATLLATRRRADAVTMDDFNNAVERIVAGLEKRNRLLNPREREIVAYHEMGHALVAMALPGVDPVHKVSIIPRGIGALGYTIQRPTEDRFLMTREELENKMAVLLGGRAAEKIVFGHLSTGAADDLVKVTDIARAIVTRYGMSEKLGHVALEQDRRSFLATDQPYYGPQERGYSDETAAAVDEEVRRIVDETFDRTIDLLTERRDTLERTARLLLEKETLDEREIQGLVGGPKDPAAFNEIETDKA